One stretch of Janibacter limosus DNA includes these proteins:
- a CDS encoding arginine repressor encodes MIAATRPGRQARITELLREHAVRSQPELLALLADDGIEVTQATLSRDLLELRAEKVRVGRDLVYAIPGEGGDRTPRAAVDPAELDGRLRRLCEELLVTARASAQLVVVRTPPGAANYLASAIDHARLPEVLGTIAGDDTIMIITGGPDQGAALTTRLLGLAQTIDSQETP; translated from the coding sequence GTGATCGCCGCGACCAGGCCGGGCCGGCAGGCCCGGATCACCGAGCTGCTGCGTGAGCACGCCGTGCGCAGCCAGCCCGAGCTGCTCGCGCTGCTCGCCGACGACGGGATCGAGGTCACCCAAGCGACCCTCTCCCGGGACCTGCTCGAGCTGCGCGCGGAAAAGGTGCGGGTCGGCCGCGACCTCGTCTATGCCATCCCCGGCGAAGGGGGTGATCGCACCCCTCGTGCGGCCGTCGACCCTGCAGAGCTGGACGGTCGGCTGCGCCGGCTGTGCGAGGAGTTGCTCGTCACGGCACGGGCGAGCGCCCAGCTCGTCGTCGTGCGCACACCCCCCGGTGCGGCCAACTACCTCGCGTCGGCGATCGACCACGCGCGCCTGCCGGAGGTGCTCGGAACGATCGCAGGGGATGACACGATCATGATCATCACCGGCGGCCCCGACCAGGGTGCCGCCCTCACCACACGACTGCTGGGCCTCGCCCAGACCATCGACAGCCAGGAGACACCGTGA
- the argH gene encoding argininosuccinate lyase — translation MSQDQNATSERVSLWGGRFAGGPSEALAALSKSTHFDWRLAPYDIAGSRAHARVLHGAGLLDDPTLEAMLDALAVLATDVESGAFAPAEDDEDVHTALERGLIERAGADVGGRLRAGRSRNDQVATLFRMYLRDHARIVSGLILDVVQALVDQARAHIDVAMPGRTHLQHAQPVLLSHHLLAHAWPLLRDVQRLVDWDARTSLSPYGSGALAGSSLGLDPEAVAADLGFAGSIDNSIDGTASRDFVAEFCFVAAMTAVDISRLAEEVILWATKEFSFVTLDDAFSTGSSIMPQKKNPDVAELARGKAGRLVGDLAGLMTTLKALPLAYNRDLQEDKEPVFDAVDTLEVLLPAFSGMMATMTYHGERMASLAPQGFSLATDIAEWLVREGVPFRIAHEVAGACVRVCEERDIELWDLSDEDLAGISEHLTPGVREVLSVEGSLGSRDAKGGTAPARVTEQLADAAALLGELSAFAASRIEAR, via the coding sequence GTGAGCCAGGACCAGAACGCGACGTCCGAGCGGGTGAGCCTGTGGGGCGGTCGCTTCGCCGGCGGCCCGAGCGAGGCTCTCGCGGCGCTCAGCAAGTCGACGCACTTCGACTGGCGTCTGGCCCCCTACGACATCGCTGGCTCGCGGGCTCACGCACGCGTGCTCCACGGCGCGGGTCTGCTCGACGACCCGACCCTCGAGGCGATGCTCGACGCCTTGGCCGTCCTGGCGACCGATGTCGAGTCAGGGGCCTTCGCCCCGGCCGAGGACGACGAGGACGTGCACACGGCCCTCGAGCGCGGCCTCATCGAGCGTGCCGGAGCCGACGTGGGCGGCCGCTTGCGCGCGGGACGCTCGCGCAACGACCAGGTGGCCACGCTCTTTCGCATGTACCTGCGCGACCACGCGCGCATCGTCTCGGGGCTCATCCTCGACGTCGTGCAGGCGCTCGTCGACCAGGCCCGGGCCCACATCGACGTGGCGATGCCCGGACGTACCCACCTGCAGCACGCCCAGCCGGTCCTGCTGAGCCACCACCTGCTTGCTCACGCGTGGCCGCTGCTGCGCGATGTCCAGAGGTTGGTCGACTGGGACGCCCGCACCTCCTTGAGCCCGTACGGCTCGGGTGCGCTGGCGGGCTCCTCCCTGGGGCTGGACCCCGAGGCCGTGGCTGCGGACCTCGGTTTCGCCGGCTCGATCGACAACTCGATCGACGGCACGGCCTCGCGCGACTTCGTGGCGGAGTTCTGCTTCGTCGCGGCGATGACCGCGGTCGACATCTCTCGTCTGGCGGAGGAGGTCATCCTCTGGGCGACCAAGGAGTTCTCCTTCGTCACGCTCGACGACGCCTTCTCGACCGGGTCCAGCATCATGCCGCAGAAGAAGAACCCCGATGTTGCCGAGCTCGCACGCGGCAAGGCCGGTCGTCTGGTCGGCGACCTGGCCGGCCTGATGACGACCCTCAAGGCTCTGCCGCTGGCCTACAACCGCGACCTGCAGGAGGACAAGGAGCCGGTCTTCGACGCGGTCGACACCCTCGAGGTCCTGCTGCCGGCGTTCTCCGGGATGATGGCGACGATGACCTACCACGGTGAGCGCATGGCATCCCTGGCGCCCCAGGGTTTCTCGCTCGCCACGGACATCGCTGAGTGGCTCGTACGTGAGGGCGTCCCCTTCCGCATCGCCCACGAGGTCGCCGGTGCCTGCGTGCGAGTCTGCGAGGAGCGCGACATCGAGCTGTGGGACCTGAGCGACGAGGACCTCGCGGGCATCAGCGAGCACCTGACCCCCGGCGTCCGGGAGGTGCTCTCGGTCGAGGGCTCCCTCGGTTCACGCGACGCGAAGGGCGGTACGGCACCTGCCCGGGTCACCGAGCAGCTGGCGGACGCTGCGGCCCTCTTGGGCGAGCTGAGCGCCTTCGCTGCCAGCCGGATCGAGGCTCGCTGA
- a CDS encoding DNA-3-methyladenine glycosylase, with protein sequence MRARGRRWGRADLTGDPLLVARALLGAYVVAGPVRLRLTEVEAYWGSKDPGSHGYRGMTPRTEVMFGPPGHLYVYRSYGIHWCANIVCGTAGECAAVLLRAGEVVAGHDVVAERRPGVPVRDLARGPGRLTKTLGLVGEDDGASLVGRGAPFALYGPPEPVPDTIVRTGPRVGVSGPGGDGETYPWRMWIDGEPSVSVYRPGKVRRG encoded by the coding sequence GTGCGTGCGCGGGGACGCCGGTGGGGCAGGGCCGACCTGACCGGTGACCCCCTCCTCGTCGCCAGGGCACTGCTCGGGGCGTACGTCGTCGCAGGACCCGTGAGGCTGCGTCTGACCGAGGTGGAGGCCTACTGGGGGAGCAAGGATCCGGGCTCTCACGGCTATCGAGGGATGACGCCGCGCACCGAGGTGATGTTCGGTCCGCCCGGGCACCTCTACGTCTATCGCTCCTACGGCATCCACTGGTGCGCGAACATCGTGTGCGGCACCGCGGGGGAGTGTGCTGCCGTCCTGCTGCGGGCCGGCGAGGTCGTCGCCGGGCACGACGTCGTGGCCGAGCGCCGTCCCGGTGTGCCCGTGCGGGACCTGGCGCGCGGCCCCGGGCGGCTGACGAAGACCCTTGGGCTCGTGGGGGAGGACGACGGAGCCTCGCTGGTCGGGCGGGGTGCCCCCTTCGCCCTGTACGGGCCGCCGGAGCCCGTCCCGGACACGATCGTGAGGACCGGTCCCCGGGTGGGGGTCTCCGGCCCCGGGGGTGACGGCGAGACCTATCCCTGGCGCATGTGGATCGACGGCGAGCCGAGCGTGTCGGTCTATCGCCCGGGCAAGGTCAGGCGGGGTTGA
- the bfr gene encoding bacterioferritin — translation MKPADPRVVTLLNEALTLELTVVNAYFLHARMLDNWGLPRLGKVFYDLSIGEMKDADELIERILMFDGHPNVQKLNNIQIGENAVEMLELALASEIVAVKQFNAAAAECHELGDHATASVFEEMARDEERHADWFEAQLDACARVGMENYLAQQVDVGVNPA, via the coding sequence GTGAAGCCAGCTGACCCTCGAGTCGTCACACTCCTCAACGAGGCCCTCACCCTCGAGCTGACCGTCGTCAATGCCTACTTCCTCCACGCGAGGATGCTCGACAACTGGGGCCTCCCCCGACTGGGCAAGGTCTTCTACGACCTGTCGATCGGCGAGATGAAGGACGCGGACGAGCTGATCGAGCGCATCCTCATGTTCGACGGGCACCCCAACGTGCAGAAGCTCAACAACATCCAGATCGGCGAGAACGCCGTGGAGATGCTCGAGCTCGCGCTCGCCAGCGAGATCGTCGCGGTCAAGCAGTTCAACGCTGCTGCAGCCGAGTGCCACGAGCTCGGGGACCACGCCACGGCGTCCGTCTTCGAGGAGATGGCGCGTGACGAGGAGCGTCACGCCGACTGGTTCGAGGCCCAGCTCGACGCGTGCGCGCGCGTCGGGATGGAGAACTACCTGGCCCAGCAGGTCGACGTGGGCGTCAACCCCGCCTGA
- a CDS encoding (2Fe-2S)-binding protein, translated as MGEKLVIVCHCAVVSDREIAAAAMAGARTLSQACTSTGAGRDCGACVFSVRRILCESVESEADHGLATTPAEVDREAS; from the coding sequence ATGGGAGAGAAGCTCGTGATCGTGTGCCACTGCGCCGTCGTCAGCGATCGGGAGATCGCCGCCGCCGCGATGGCCGGCGCGAGGACCCTCTCCCAGGCATGTACGAGCACCGGCGCGGGCCGTGATTGCGGGGCCTGTGTCTTCTCAGTGCGCCGCATTCTCTGCGAGAGTGTGGAGAGTGAGGCCGATCACGGGCTCGCCACCACTCCCGCGGAGGTAGATCGTGAAGCCAGCTGA
- the tyrS gene encoding tyrosine--tRNA ligase has protein sequence MTDILDELQWRGLVAQTTDETALRQAFADGPITLYCGFDPTAPSLHFGNLVQLIVLRHLQRAGHRVICLVGGSTGLIGDPRPSAERVLKTKEQTAEWVGRIQEQVRPFLDFEGDNPAITVNNLDWTAPMSALDFLRDIGKHFRVNQMVRKDAVAARLKSDEGISYTEFSYQILQGLDFLQLFREYGCTLQTGGQDQWGNLTAGSDLIHRAEGKSVHLLTTPLITDANGNKFGKSEGNAVWLDAEMTSPYAFYQYWLNVEDASVITLLKVFTDRGPEEIAELERLVADEPFRRAAQKALAVDMTTLVHGEEATASVQAASEALFGKGDLGALDLGTLVDATAELPGADVPAGTGVLDALVATGLVDSKKAARRAIGDGAVSINGDKISDEAHVLSPGEYLHGRVAVLRRGRKNLAAARQS, from the coding sequence GTGACCGACATCCTCGACGAGCTGCAGTGGCGTGGACTGGTGGCCCAGACCACCGACGAGACCGCCCTGCGACAGGCCTTCGCCGACGGACCGATCACGCTCTATTGCGGATTCGACCCCACGGCTCCCTCGCTGCACTTCGGCAACCTCGTCCAGCTGATCGTCCTGCGTCACCTGCAGCGGGCCGGTCACCGCGTGATCTGTCTCGTCGGTGGGTCGACCGGACTCATCGGAGACCCGCGTCCGAGCGCTGAGCGTGTGCTGAAGACCAAGGAGCAGACCGCCGAGTGGGTCGGACGCATCCAGGAACAGGTGCGGCCCTTCCTCGACTTCGAGGGGGACAACCCGGCGATCACCGTCAACAACCTCGACTGGACCGCGCCGATGTCCGCGCTGGACTTCCTGCGCGACATCGGCAAGCACTTCCGGGTCAACCAGATGGTCCGCAAGGACGCGGTCGCTGCACGTCTGAAGAGTGACGAGGGGATCTCCTACACGGAGTTCAGCTACCAGATCCTCCAAGGCCTCGACTTCCTCCAGCTCTTCCGCGAGTACGGCTGCACGTTGCAGACCGGCGGCCAGGACCAGTGGGGCAATCTCACGGCCGGGTCGGACCTCATCCATCGCGCCGAGGGGAAGTCGGTCCACCTGCTGACGACGCCCCTGATCACCGACGCCAACGGCAACAAGTTCGGCAAGTCGGAGGGCAATGCCGTCTGGCTCGACGCAGAGATGACCAGCCCGTACGCCTTCTACCAGTACTGGCTCAACGTCGAGGACGCGTCCGTGATCACGCTGCTCAAGGTCTTCACCGACCGCGGCCCGGAGGAGATCGCCGAGCTCGAGCGGCTCGTGGCCGACGAGCCCTTCCGACGTGCCGCCCAGAAGGCTCTGGCTGTCGACATGACGACTCTCGTGCACGGGGAGGAAGCCACCGCCTCGGTCCAAGCGGCGTCCGAGGCGCTCTTCGGCAAGGGGGACCTCGGTGCGCTCGACCTCGGGACCCTCGTCGACGCCACTGCGGAGCTGCCGGGCGCTGATGTCCCCGCTGGCACGGGAGTGCTCGACGCGCTCGTGGCCACGGGCCTCGTGGACTCGAAGAAGGCCGCTCGCCGCGCCATCGGCGACGGTGCGGTCTCGATCAACGGGGACAAGATCTCCGACGAGGCGCACGTGCTGAGCCCCGGGGAGTACCTCCACGGACGGGTGGCCGTGTTGCGTCGCGGCCGCAAGAACTTGGCCGCAGCACGCCAGTCCTGA